CTATTCCTGCTACCATCATTGACACTTCTTCAAAGTAAATGTTCCTTATAATTTGTATACTTCAACAAATGGATGCATGTAAAACATTGTTGTCTCTCCAGACCGGAAGATAGAGCAAAGGTCGTTAAGGAAGTGAAAGAAGCAGATGCAATTGTTTTGACGTTTGTAGTCGATATAGCAGAGACTTTGGACCGTTTAAGTGAATATTGGCTTCCTCTGTTTCGACAACTAGAGGTTTAGTTTCGTTCTTTCTTCTTTCTTCTTTCTTCATCGACCAGTTTTGCGTGTGTAACAAGTTTAAAGTTTATTTATATGCTTATTCCCCTGAACAGGTGAGAGTCCCTATCATAATCGCAGGTTGTAGCGTTACCAATAGAGAGTATCATAATCAAAGCGGTATGGAAATAATAACAACATCTATAAGGGAACAATATCTAGAGATCGAGACATGTTTCGACTGGTCTGCTCATCATATTGTGCGTGAGATCTTTACATTTTATGCATTTCAAGAACATTCACATTGTGTCAATGACCTTACTGCTTCTTCTGTAGGCTCGAAAAGTGTTTTGGTATGCGCAACATGCTGTTACTAACCCTGTCGGACCAATATATGATAAAGAAACCAGTTCATTGAAGCCTCGTTGTGTTGCTGCATTAACTCGTGTATATGTACTCTCTACACGTGACACTGATTTCATTCTCAATGAAGCCGGGTTAAACAATATTCAGGTAACCTCTTATTCCCTAGTTTTGTTTCGTTGTGTGTTCTTCTTTGAGTTGCTTCTATAAAGCAGCTTAAGTTGCAAAAATATAATAGGCTCAATGCTGCTATGAACCACTGACACCTTCTCAAAGTAGAGGACTAATAGACTTTGTGCAAGAACGGTCTCCACTAGGAGTTGATGAAAACGGAATCACAATAGAAGGTTTCTTGTTTATAAACAAATACCTTGTGGAACAAGGAAGGATCAGACAGGTATGGAATATACTCAGAAAATTCGGGTATAACAATGAGTTAAGACTCGCAGATGATATGATTCCATATTCATCATTCAAACGCATGTCTGATCAGGTAAAAATATTCACAAATATAACTCAGTTTTTAATATTTGATCATGTTTCTGATTTGGCTTTGTCTTTCTGCAGAGTGTTGAGCTGTCTGATGAAGCTATTGGTTTCTTAAGGGGAGTCTATAAGAATTTGGATGAACACAGTGTAAAGTCTTATCTTTCTAGTTTAGATTACTTGTGGGAATTATAATATTTCTCAAACATTGGATTTGAATTTTCTCAGGGTAATAACTTGGGACCTCAAATGATTGGATTTGTCTTTCAAATTTCACCTGAAAAGTAACATTTTAAACTTCGAAAAAGCGCGCAAAAATTTCGAATATAATATTTTCCTTTTTATTTGCTTATGTGTAATTACATTGGTTTGATTCGTTAATGACAGTCCATGGAGCATAGCTCCTTATAAAGATGCGTCAGAGAAAACTGATGATGGAGGATTGTCACTTGAAGCTTTCCTCTCACTGGTAATCAAGAACTAAGTCTTTTAACGGTTTTAAGAGGAACCCATTTAAACTAAATCTTTGAAACTTTTTCCTGTATTTGCAGTGGAATTTGCTGACACTAATAGATCCAGCTAGGAGTCTTGAATGTTTGATATGTCTATGTTATCCATCTTCAGCAGTTCGCATTACTAGGAGAAGAGCAATAGACCGCAAGGAGCAGAACTCTGACAGAAGAGTTTTTCAGTGTTTTGTCTTTGGCCCCAAGAATGCTGGAAAATCTGCATTGCTCAATCGATTTATCGGAAGGTCTGTCTGTTCTTTTAACTCAGTATATGTCAAAATATGTATGTCTGATTATATGAATCTTAGGCCATATGATGATGACAACAACAATGGATCAAATGAGGAACGTTATGCTGTTAATATGGTTGACAACGATGGTGTAACTGGAGATGTAAAGAAAACTCTGGTGTTGAAGGAAATTCAAATGCAAGAAGATGGATTCTTACCATCAAATGAAGCGTTGGGAGCTTGTGATGTAGCTATCTTCCTTTACGATTCTTCTGATGAGTCTTCATGGAAGAGAGCCATTGATCTGCTTGTTAAGGTTGCAACCGCTAGTGAAGACGCTGGTCTAGAGTTTCCTTGCCTAATGGTTGCAGCTAAAACTGATCTTGATTCATTCCCAGAGGCAAATCAAGAAGCTACTAGAGTAAACACTTATCATTCTTCTTGATTACTAATCATCAAAAGGTTTTGTAATCATCATAAACTTAAAATAAATATGAGTTCTTGCAGGCCACACAAGATATAGGGATTGAAGCTCCAATACCAATAAGTTCCAAAATGGGAGATTTGGATAACTTGTTTCCAAAGATATTAACCGCGGCTGAGCATCCTCATTTATGTATTCCAGAGATTAAGTCGAAGAAGAAAAGGAGTCGCAAGCTAATGAAAAGATCTCTAATGGTGGTTTCAAGTATGTTTTTTTTTTTTGGTCATATGCTTATGTATCTTCATCATATATAGTATTTGTGGACTCCTCCTAACATGTTTTTTTGTAACAGTTGGGACAGGGGCTGTGATCGTTGGGCTGGTGTCATTCCGTCTGTATGCCGCAAGAAAGCAGAGATAATCTTGTAGCTGAAGAAAGATAAAAAAAAACCTGAAAATTTGAATAAATATATTGTGGTTTATTAAGTTGGTTATCCATGGATGCCTTGTTTAACAAGTAAAGAACTGTTATCTATAGATTTTACTTCTTCTAAAATGTGCTAACTTCACCAACTTTAACAAGAAACTAATTGGTATTGGAGCTCCTTTTGATGATTTTTTTTATCTTAAATGATTTACTATTTGATATATATATTTTTGACTATCAAAATTATGTCGAACAATTGCTAGTGTATGTATTATTTTTGTTTGTGTGTAGCTTTGATATGTGTTACCATGTGATAAGTCATAAGTGTTATAACTTATAGGACGCTTCAACTAGCTATAATCATATTTACTTCAAAATTTTTTTTAAAAAAATCCTCATTTTAAACGAAACTAGAGACGCCTCTGCTAATCGCATCTCCGTCTCCGATCAAATCCGCGGTGGAAGTGAGGGAAGGAGACACAAATGGCTATAACTAGGGCCACATCTGGCCCCGCCTACCCGGAGAGATTCTACGCCGCCGCATCTTACGTCGGCCTCGACGGATCCGATTCGTCGGCGAAACACGTCAGCTCGAAATTCTCCAACGACACTGCGCTAATTTTCTACGCGCTGTACCAGCAGGTCCGTTGCAAACCTCCCTGATTGTTGAATTTTCACGAGATCTGGTTGAATTTGTTTAGTTTCATTCATCGAAATCTCATCAGCAAGAGTACGAGCTAAGAAAAAATTCAATGTATATGGATTGATTTGATTGCCGTGTAACTGCTTAGAGTAAATGTCGCCGGAGATTTGATTATCAATTTGATAGGAAAATGTGATTGTACTACTTTTTTTTTATTGATTAGAATCTTCACTAGATATGTGACTATAGTGTTGATGATCTCTTGGATTTGACTTGTAATCATCAGGCTACTGTAGGACCATGCAACACTCGGAAACCTAGTGCATGGAGGCCTGTGGAGCAAAGCAAGTGGAAAAGGTTAGATTCATTATGTCTCTGCCAACCCTTTAACATGTATGCATTCATCTCAGGCGCTTTTTGACATTCATATGCTTGAGTTTGGGAAGCGTACTTGTAGGAAGAAGCTTTGTGGTGAATTTGATTAGGAGATGCCTTAGATTTCAGTAATTATTAGAGTAGAAGAATCAAGATGCCTCATGAATCAGGGAAACAAGAAAGGAGATGTAAGCTGCTAAGATAAAAATTAGAAATGCAGGATTTTTATTTGCATCCCTGAGGAAAAACTAAATGCTTATCTATGATTTGGTATGCATTCAGAAATTTTTTGACATGTTTGATAATAAAGATTGCAGATAATGTTATTATGCAAATACAATCCTGTATCTCCGAGCTTGTTGCCGCCTAGGATCCTTTTAAAGGAAAATAGGCCGTGTGAAAGTTGTTTTTTGTGAACTTTCCCTGTGAGACTTACATGTTAATGTTCTGAATCATTTCCATATTTACTTAGTTGGCAGGGACTCGGAACCATGCCCTCGATTGAGGCAATGCGTCTCTTTGTGAAAATTCTTGAGGTAAACGAGTGAGAGATCTATGGCTAATTTTGTAGAATTTACTGGAGCATAGGCTTGATTTCTTCCCTATTGCTTACTTTATATCAGGAAGAAAATCCTGACTGGTATTCCAGCGAATTTACCGATATTCCAGATCCTGTCGTGGATGTCCAAATCAATGTGAGTTTTGTATCCCATGGGAGTCTGTAATTATTACACTTTTTTTTGTTTCGTGAAGAAAGTATTTTTTTTGAGTCTTCTAGTGCATCCCTTCTCTGTAGCAAACAAAAGATGAGCCTGTTGTTGAGAATGGAAACTCATTAAGCGAGACAAAGACAGTTTCTGCTGAGAATGGACGTTTGTCAGAAACCCAAGATAAAGATGTAGTCTCGGAAGACCCAAATACTGTTTCTGTATATAACCAGTGGACTGCACCCCAAACATCTGGTCAGCGGCCAAAGGCCCGTTATGAGGTAATGTATTTATTCTCTCTTTTGCAAGGTTAAAGGTCTTGTCATTCATGTATCATCTGCATTTCTAAAATCTTGTTTATCATATTTGTTTCAGCATGGAGCAGCAGTTATTCAAGATAAGATGTATATATATGGTGGAAATCACAATGGCCGTTACCTTGGTGATCTTCATGTAAGCAACGCACATGTATCATCTGATGATTTAATTGAAGTATTCAATTTCATTTTCTTTTCCCACTGACAATTTTTGGTTTCTGTGGAATGTAGGCTCTAGATTTTAAAAATTGGACTTGGTCGAGAGTTGAAACCAAAGTTGCAACTGAATCAGAGGAAACATCTCCAACACTACTCTCTCCTTGTGCTGGTCACACTTTGGTTAGTATTTAACTTCTTGCGTTTTGTTTTGGTTTCTACCTTTTCGCTTTCCGGCCTAGAATTATTCAGGACAGCTGTTAATTTGTAGAATTAAGAGAAAGTAGTCTTCGTAAAATCCACTTGCTATATTAGTTTGTAACAAGGAAGACTATTATTTTCTCATGCCTTTTTTTTTTTTTGTTTTGTAGATACCGTGGGACAACAAATTGCTGTCTATCGGTGGTCATACTAAGAATCCTTCAGAATCGATGCAAGGTAAGCGTTTATATACCCTTCGAAGAGAGATATTTTTTTTTTTTTTTTTTTTTNNNNNNNNNNNNNNNNNNNNNNNNNNNNNNNNNNNNNNNNNNNNNNNNNNNNNNNNNNNNNNNNNNNNNNNNNNNNNNNNNNNNNNNNNNNNNNNNNNNNNNNNNNNNNNNNNNNNNNNNNNNNNNNNNNNNNNNNNNNNNNNNNNNNNNNNNNNNNNNNNNNNNNNNNNNNNNNNNNNNNNNNNNNNNNNNNNNNNNNNNNNNNNNNNNNNNNNNNNNNCATTTTTTTTTTTTTTTTTTTTTTGATAATCCAGGGGTTCCTCACTTACGTGGGTCATTCCCCTGGGCCCGGTTAGGCAGCGGTCCACTTCACCCGGGAGGGCTTTACCTGGGCTGGGGACAAGGCCTAACACCCAGTACCGCATTTGATGACAGGATGGGCAGTTCCCCTCCGCCTGGCGTCGAACCCGGGAGCATGACAATTGGCCCCCAAGGCCCTTACCAAACGAGCTACCACATCCCGTCGAAGAGAAGAGAGATATTTGCTAATAGAGATTTCTGAATTCTTAATTATTACAATCAATTTTTTACTGTTACCTTGTCACAGTGAAGATCTTTGATACCCGTACCTGTACATGGTCAATGTTGAAGACATATGGAAAACCACCGGTATATCTTCACTTCTCTCATGTTATTTCATTTTTATTAATTTTCTTTTCATTTGGAAGTTAAGAATGGAGTTTGGTTTCTTGAACTGAGAGTTTATTTGTCATTTCCTCTTGCTTTCAGGTTTCACGTGGAGGCCAGTCAGTCACAATCGTGGGTAAAACCTTGGTGATATTTGGTGGGCAAGATGCAAAGAGATCACTTCTGAACGATTTGCATGTACTTGACCTAGAAACTATGACCTGGGATGAGATAGATGCCATGTAAGAATTTATGATGTTTCTGCATTTTTTTTTATCAAAGAAGTTAAACCCGTTTAAGATATATAACCAGATACGAATATATTTGGAGAGCCACGAACTATACGAATATATTTGGAGAGCCACGAACTATCTCCTATTATTAACTCTTGATGGAAGATGTGCTATCAGGGTTTAAAACTGTTGTCAACTTGCAGAGGTGCATCTCCTTCTCCGAGATCTGATCATGCTGCTGCAGTGCATGCAGAGCGCTACCTTCTTATCTTTGGTGGGTGCTCACATGCTACCTGTTTCGGTGATCTGCATGTCCTTGATTTGCAGACTGTAAGTTAAAGCTTAGCGTATATTGTTTCAGCTGCCTTTCAAACGTTATTTGTCAGCGCCTGATATAACTGTCACATATAGATGGAGTGGTCAAGACCAGCACAACAAGGTGAGGCACCAACTCCCCGATCTGGACATGCTGGTCTGACAATTGGAGAGAACTGGTTTATCGTTGGTGGCGGTGATAACAAGAGTGGTAGGTTTATGCCTTTTTCCTTGGGGATTCTCCATAACCCATTTATAGCAATGAAATGATAATTTCTTAGCTTTTTCAATTTCGTGGACTGATTGTTCTGCATCCTGATAAATGACTGCAGGGGCATCTGAAAGTGCTGTACTAAACATGTCAACTCTTACATGGTCGGTAGTGGCTTCTGTTGAAGGACGTGTACCTCTTGCTAGCGAGGTACTTAGATGAACAGATAACTATAAATTTTTTTATTAATATCACATAATCATTCCTGAAACAGAGTAGTAGTCTTTTTAAGATTTCAAAATGAATCAGTCTTTACTTATTTCGTTTTATTCTTGCAGAATTAAAAGCAAATCTTCCTTTTTTTCTTGTGACAGGGATTAAGTTTAGTCGTTAGTTCATACAATGGTGAAGATGTGCTAGTTGCTTTTGGTGGATACAATGGACGTTACAACAACGAGGTAGGGACTATGTTGATAACCCATAAGTACCATTCTCTTGATTTTGCATTTTGTTCTGCTTCTAATCATTCCTCGACGTTAGATTAATCTGCTCAAACCAAGCCACAAATCAACACTCCAACCAAAGACTCTAGAAGCGCCTTTGCCAGTTAGTCTCTCTGCTGTTAACAACGCAACAACCAGAGACATCGAGTCAGAGGTTGAAGTGAGCCAAGAAAGCAGAGTACGAGAAATTGTCATGGACAACGCTAACGCTGGATCAAAGGTATTTAATGCAGACATGATGTGGTACTGGTAGTGATTGTACATAGTTCCCTTATTTTGATTTTGGATGATGAATCATCTAGGTTGAAGGAAACAGCGAACACATTATCGCCATTCTTAAATCCGAGAAAGAAGAACTAGAGGCATCACTGAACAAGGAGCAGATGCAGACTCTCCAACTAAGGCAAGAGTTAACAGAAGGAGAATCACGCAATACAGATTTGAACAAGGTAATGATAATATTTTCACCTTCTTGCAACAAAATTCCCACGAGAATAAACTAGTGAACCAACTCCATTTCTGTTATATCTATCTTTGCTCTGATATCTTGTAGGAACTTCAGTCTGTTCGTGGCCAACTTGCAACCGAACAATCAAGATGTTTTAAACTAGAGGTACTTAATCCCATAGCCACATCTCTTTCATACCTAGTGAAGATGGAGTCTAGTGAAAACCCTGTGAATTAATCGTCACCTAGCTTCACTTAATTTGATCTCTCCTTCAGTTAACGCCGTTTGAATCTGCAGGTTGATGTTGCTGAGCTGAGACAAAAGCTTCAAACATTGGAAACACTACAAAAGGAACTCGAACTCCTCCAACGCCAAAAGGCTGTCTCTGAACAAGCGGCATCGAACACTAAACGACAGAGCTCAGGTGGCGTCTGGGGCTGGCTCGCCGGAAGCCCTCATGAGAAAGATGATTCGCCATGATTACTTTTTTTTTTTCTTCTTCTAGTAAGATCTTTCTATACCCTTCCTTTTTGAGCTTTAAATTACTATCAATGTTTAGCCTTTTTTTTTCCTATATTGCTCGAGTTATATATCACCCAGAACATTTGTTTAACATTTTTTAAATCTTTCATTGAAATTATACATATACAAATCCATGCATATCAGTCTTCACAAGAGTAAATGCCAAAACCACTCTGTTATCATAAACATCAACACATGCTCACCGAAACGGAGCCAAAGGACTAGGGCTGTTAGGAACCCTAACACACCTCAACTCTCTACAAACAAGATCCAACATCCCCAGAAAATCCCTAACAATCACAAAGATCCTCAAAGGGTTCTTCTCATCTCCCCTCACGTCTCCATGAAAATACTCAGCGATCTCTCCAACCCTCCCCATCACCCTCTTCTCATCCTCCCTCAACTCCTCCAAGCTCCTCTCTCCGTATCTCAAGAACGAGCTCATCGAACTAACAAACGCTCTGTTCTCTTCGTCTCCTTTCAGCTTCTCGCTCGCCAAACACTTCAGTCCCCCTAGCCCGTCTCTCAGATTCGACACCGAGCTAACGAGTCCTTCCATGTCAATGGTTGCCGTCTTCTTCACGTTCCTTAGCTCGGTGTTAAGGCCCGAGACGAGATCTAGCCCCATCTTTCTGTAATCCTCATCTATCTCCTCGGATGTTCTGTTTTTGTTTGTTCTCTGGTTCATTATCCGTCCCATGATGCTGTCTGAAACCCTGATTCCTTCAGACCTGGATATCTCCTGAACGACGAAGTGGAGCAGTGTTGTCTTCCCATCTGTGCCTTTTACATCAGATAGCTTGAGTAGAGCGTCAAGCTTGAAGGCCTTTGCACCACCGCGTATGGTTCCTACATTCATCCTGTTTCCAGTCTTGAGCACAGCTTCTAAAAGCTTCA
The DNA window shown above is from Brassica oleracea var. oleracea cultivar TO1000 chromosome C3, BOL, whole genome shotgun sequence and carries:
- the LOC106330132 gene encoding mitochondrial Rho GTPase 3-like: MIFKMMRMLGLGYSGSPKPVRIVVVGEKGTGKTSLIIAALNESSQPQPNIPPVLPYTTFPSEWFRDPIPATIIDTSSKPEDRAKVVKEVKEADAIVLTFVVDIAETLDRLSEYWLPLFRQLEVRVPIIIAGCSVTNREYHNQSGMEIITTSIREQYLEIETCFDWSAHHIARKVFWYAQHAVTNPVGPIYDKETSSLKPRCVAALTRVYVLSTRDTDFILNEAGLNNIQAQCCYEPLTPSQSRGLIDFVQERSPLGVDENGITIEGFLFINKYLVEQGRIRQVWNILRKFGYNNELRLADDMIPYSSFKRMSDQSVELSDEAIGFLRGVYKNLDEHSGNNLGPQMIGFVFQISPENPWSIAPYKDASEKTDDGGLSLEAFLSLWNLLTLIDPARSLECLICLCYPSSAVRITRRRAIDRKEQNSDRRVFQCFVFGPKNAGKSALLNRFIGRPYDDDNNNGSNEERYAVNMVDNDGVTGDVKKTLVLKEIQMQEDGFLPSNEALGACDVAIFLYDSSDESSWKRAIDLLVKVATASEDAGLEFPCLMVAAKTDLDSFPEANQEATRATQDIGIEAPIPISSKMGDLDNLFPKILTAAEHPHLCIPEIKSKKKRSRKLMKRSLMVVSIGTGAVIVGLVSFRLYAARKQR
- the LOC106335518 gene encoding acyl-CoA-binding domain-containing protein 4-like — its product is MAITRATSGPAYPERFYAAASYVGLDGSDSSAKHVSSKFSNDTALIFYALYQQATVGPCNTRKPSAWRPVEQSKWKSWQGLGTMPSIEAMRLFVKILEEENPDWYSSEFTDIPDPVVDVQINQTKDEPVVENGNSLSETKTVSAENGRLSETQDKDVVSEDPNTVSVYNQWTAPQTSGQRPKARYEHGAAVIQDKMYIYGGNHNGRYLGDLHALDFKNWTWSRVETKVATESEETSPTLLSPCAGHTLIPWDNKLLSIGGHTKNPSESMQVKIFDTRTCTWSMLKTYGKPPVSRGGQSVTIVGKTLVIFGGQDAKRSLLNDLHVLDLETMTWDEIDAIGASPSPRSDHAAAVHAERYLLIFGGCSHATCFGDLHVLDLQTMEWSRPAQQGEAPTPRSGHAGLTIGENWFIVGGGDNKSGASESAVLNMSTLTWSVVASVEGRVPLASEGLSLVVSSYNGEDVLVAFGGYNGRYNNEINLLKPSHKSTLQPKTLEAPLPVSLSAVNNATTRDIESEVEVSQESRVREIVMDNANAGSKVEGNSEHIIAILKSEKEELEASLNKEQMQTLQLRQELTEGESRNTDLNKELQSVRGQLATEQSRCFKLEVDVAELRQKLQTLETLQKELELLQRQKAVSEQAASNTKRQSSGGVWGWLAGSPHEKDDSP